A genomic window from Bernardetia sp. includes:
- a CDS encoding restriction endonuclease subunit S, whose protein sequence is LIKTENIKKYPAYKSSGVEWIGEVPEHWEVMRLGNKFKERRTKVSDKDFPPLSVTKNGIVPQLATAAKSKDGDNRKLVRKGDFVINSRSDRKGSSGIAFEDGSVSLINIVMQPKGISPIFCNYLLKGYSFIEEFYRMGHGIVADLWTTRYDEMKNIKVAIPPLSEQTQIANFLDKKTKDIDIAIAQKQQLISLLEERKQIIIQDAVTKGIDKTAKLKESGIEWIGKIPEHWEVKRLKYFSSLKARIGFHGLNSSDFTDEGEAYCITGTDFKDGKIDFKDCYKVSEYWYKMDKNIQVANNDLLVTKDGTIGKTAIVSNLKEKATLNSGVFLLRTIEEIFVKYLYWSLNSKLFTSQIDIVSRGSTIIHLYERDFKNFLFLVPPLSEQKQIVSHIESASKKIDKAISLQKKQIKKLKEYKSVLIDAAVTGKIKVSE, encoded by the coding sequence AATAAATTTAAAGAACGTCGTACTAAGGTTTCTGATAAGGATTTTCCACCTTTATCAGTTACCAAAAACGGAATTGTACCTCAATTAGCTACGGCAGCAAAAAGCAAAGATGGAGATAATAGAAAATTAGTAAGAAAAGGCGATTTTGTTATTAATAGTCGTTCTGACAGAAAAGGCTCTAGTGGAATTGCCTTTGAAGATGGTTCTGTTTCTCTTATCAATATTGTAATGCAACCAAAAGGAATATCTCCAATATTTTGTAATTACTTGTTAAAAGGTTATTCATTTATTGAAGAATTTTATAGAATGGGTCATGGCATTGTAGCTGATTTATGGACAACTAGATATGATGAAATGAAAAATATCAAAGTTGCTATCCCCCCACTATCTGAACAAACCCAAATAGCCAACTTCCTAGACAAAAAAACAAAAGATATAGACATAGCGATTGCCCAAAAACAACAGCTTATTTCTCTTTTAGAAGAGCGAAAACAAATCATCATTCAAGATGCCGTTACGAAAGGAATTGATAAAACTGCAAAACTAAAAGAGAGTGGTATAGAATGGATTGGAAAAATACCTGAGCATTGGGAGGTTAAAAGATTAAAGTATTTTTCTTCTTTGAAGGCTAGAATAGGGTTTCATGGATTAAACTCTTCTGACTTTACAGATGAGGGAGAAGCCTACTGCATAACAGGAACAGACTTTAAAGATGGCAAAATAGATTTTAAAGATTGTTATAAAGTAAGTGAGTATTGGTACAAAATGGATAAGAATATTCAAGTGGCTAATAATGATTTATTAGTTACAAAGGACGGAACAATAGGAAAAACAGCCATTGTTTCCAATTTAAAGGAAAAGGCTACTCTAAATAGTGGAGTGTTTCTTCTTAGAACAATAGAAGAAATATTTGTAAAATACCTTTATTGGTCGCTAAACTCTAAATTATTTACAAGTCAGATAGATATAGTTTCAAGAGGTTCTACAATCATTCATTTGTACGAAAGAGACTTTAAGAACTTTTTATTTCTAGTCCCTCCACTATCTGAACAAAAACAAATCGTATCTCATATAGAATCAGCTTCTAAAAAAATAGATAAAGCTATTTCATTACAAAAAAAGCAAATCAAGAAGCTAAAAGAATACAAATCGGTCTTGATAGATGCAGCCGTTACAGGGAAAATAAAAGTAAGTGAATAA